Genomic segment of Paraburkholderia agricolaris:
TCCGCATGGCCGTGCTCAATCGCAATAGGCTGTGGGTCACTCGCCCGGTTGCCTGTTCTCCGTATACGCCTTCGCTCATAATCTTCGTTTGGTTTATTAAAGCTTGCGTGCAATGTCGGCGAACCGCTGCCGAACAAGCCCGTAGCCTGTGTGGGGTAGCCTCGCCCAAAAGCAGACGAGACGGTTTCTACTATCTCAAAAATTTACCGCCTTACCAGCCAAAGGCAGCTAAAGCGACATTCTATGCGAGACCGGCCAATCGTACAGCTAAGTTATCCAACATAAGCTGTGGATAACCATGGGAAAACATAGGGGATCGCCTGTGTGCCGATTCTTGATAAGCAAGCAGCCCCCGCTATCCTTACCAAAGTTGTCCTCGTTTACCGGCTCCGATGCACCCCGGATCCGCCTGGTTATGGTTTACCTAGCACTTTGACTTTTCAGGGAATTATTCAGTTGTCCACAGGCAGATGCAATGCTTGTTAACTACTACTACGTTTGTATACGTAAATTTTTGAAAAACCTAAGACCCCGCGAGCTGGAAATTTATTTACGAAAAAAAACCCGCACGAAGCGGGTTTCCTTACGGTTTAACGTAACCAATCCCGTCTCCGGCTAGGCTCGCCACTGCAAACACTGCTGCCTTACGGCTTCGTGCAAGGACTTTTCCCGTTCGAAGACACCGCGCAGCCACGCCGCGTCATTGACCTGACCGCGTGCGATCGCGCCGATTTCGGCGAGCGCTTTGCCCGAACCCAATGCTTCGGCGTGCGGTGCAATCAGATCAAGCGTTTCGAGGATATCTTCGGAAATCGTCTTGCGCTCGCTCGTTTGCGGATTGATGCAGTTGCCGGCCAGTCCGAAGCGGCATGCTTCAAAACGGTTGAAAGTGTAGACAAGGTAATCGTCTTCTTTCGGCGTGATCGGCTTGTCGAGCAGCAGATGCCGTGCAAGGGTCTGGATGTAGCAGGCAATCGCTGCCGCGCGATCGACGGAAAACGGCGTATCCATCACGCGAACTTCGATCGTGCCGAAACCCGGCTTCGGCCGGATGTCCCAGTAGAAATCTTTCATGCTGTTGACCACGCCCGTGTGAACCATCTTCGAGAAATATTCCTCGAAGCTGTCCCACGTCAGCACGAATGGCGCGCGCCCCGACAACGGAAACGCAAACACGGAATTCAGTCGTGCCGAATGAAAACCGGTATCGACACCCTGCACGAACGGCGACGAAGCGGACAAGGCGATGAAATGCGGAATGAAGCGCGACATGGAATGCAGCAGGTACAGCGCGCTGTTCGGATCCGGACAGCCGATGTGCACGTGCTGTCCGAACACCGTAAATTGCTTGGCAAGATAGCCGTACAACTCCGAAAGATACTGAAAGCGCGGTGTATCGACAATCTGCCTTTCACTCCATTGCTGGAATGCATGCGTGCCGCCACCGCACAAGCCGACGTTCAGATGATCCGCAGCGGAAACCAGCGTGTCGCGGATCTTGCGCAAATCGGTGACGGCCTGTTCATGCGTCGTGCAGATACCGGTCGACAACTCGATCATGCTTTCGGTGATTTCCGGCGTGATGTTGCCGGGGATTTTTTCATCCTTGATGAGGCGCAGCAGGTCCGAGCCGGCTTTGGTCAGATCATAGTCATGCGTATTCACGATCTGCATTTCGAGTTCGACACCGAAGGTGAACGGTTTCGAATCGATGAAGGGTTCGAGTGACATAGCGTCCCCTGAGTCAGGTCGGCCGGTGTGTCACATGGTTGTGTCACAGGTCCGGCCGTTTTTTTGAAACGAATAAACAGGATAAAACGAGGGTAAAGCGCGCAAATCAGGCATCCAGCGCATCGAGTAGCAGTGCTGCGTTACTCTTCACGCCGTTCGGCCACCAGCGCCAGGCTGCGATACACGAGCCACGGCCCGAGAATCTGCAGCACGAAAATCGAACACATCACGATCGCGCGCAGTTGTGGATCGAAATTCGGATAAAGGTTGTAGGTATCGTCGACGAGCAGGTACGCAAGCGCCGACATCGGCGAGAGCGACAAACCGAGGGCCATGCCCTGCTTCCAGTTCAAACCGCTCGGCTTGGCAAAGGCCATCACGCCCACCAGTTTCGCAACCAGCCGCGCAATAATCAGACCCAGCGCAGCGACACCGCCGAGCGCGATGTCTTTCCATTCGAACGAAGTCAGCGTCAGCACGAACAGAATCACGGTCAGCAGCCAGCCTGCCGTGCCGAAATGCTCCGGCCACAACTGCGGACGCGCTTCAAGATTCTTAACGATGATGCCCGCAGCCAGCAACGCAAGAATGGTGGAAAGCTTGAACACGTGCGCAATCGCAATCGCCAGCAGTACGAGGCCGAATAGCGCGACAAACGAATGCTCGTCCTGCATGTTCAGACGTCGATAAAAAAACGTGCAGGTGCGTGCAAGCAGATAGGCCAGTACGAGCGAGCCGACCAGCAGATAAAGCGGTTGCAGAATCGTGGCATAGACGTTGCCGTAAACCTCCTGATGCAACCAGCTCGAGACCAGCTTTTCGATCACCACCGCGTACATGCTGTTCAACGCGGTCAGGGTCAACAACCGTTGAGTCACCTGGCCTTCCGCGCGCAGCTCGGTTTTGAGCTGGATCACCATGGCCGGCGAAGTCGCCATCGCAATCGCGGCGAGCACCGTTGCCACCATCAGCGGCACCTTCAGAAACAGCAGCACCGGCAACACCAGCGCGAACGTCAGCGTGGCTTCGGCGACGCTCGACAGAATCAACCAGGGATTGCGGCGGATCCAGCGTAGATCGAGCCGGCTGCCCAGTTCGAACAACAGCAAACCGAGCGCGACGTCGAGCAGCGGCCGGGCGGCGTTCGCGGACTCCGCGTCGATCACGCCGAAACCGGCAGCGCCTGCTATCAGACCGATGACCGCATACCCGGAAATGCGTGGCAAACGCCACGCGCGAAAGCAGAGTTCACCGCACAGGCCAGCGGCGAGCAAGGCGAGACCGGCCCAAAAAATGGCGTCGGGAGTGAGTGGCCAGGCTGGAAAAAATGAAAACGCCGACTTCATTGTGATGGGTTCTCCTTGGCAGCAACGGCAGACGACACGAACCGGCCTCAACACCGGTGAGCGGCTGAGCGCATGAGGCGCTCACTGTTGCGATCGCTTCGCGTGACCCGCGTTGCGAGTTTTCAATGATCGGATGATCTGAATGCGCCACGGTCGCGTGGAGCGCGACGCATTTCGGGGTGCGGCCGTAGCAACCGGCACGGAACGGTGAAAGAACGCCGTCGACTTTGAATCAGATTCTGATTGAGCGGCACCGTTCCGTTGCAGCGAGTGCCGCCCAGGGCGAGGCGCGACGCGGAAAAGAACGGCGATTGTGCCATAGCTTTTTCATACTTGACTGAAAAGACCGGAACATGCCGTCAAAACGGTAAAAACGTACGTTAACTTCGCACGACGTGGAAAATGCGACCGTTTTAACACTGAATCAGGCTCTCACAGGTTACAGATTCAACGTTGCAGAACGGTTTTTCGGAAAACTGCCGGCGTCGTTTTCTACCCATTGCAGGAGGTTCGAGCTCGGCGATTGCGCTCGATCGCACGCGGGTTCTTCTGTTTACAGGTTTACCGTATGTATACGTAGTAACAGTTAACAAGGTGCCTCGTTTTCTGTGGATAACCCCGGTTTACCGAATCGATTCATCGGGTTGTCGCTCGCATAACAGGATGCACAGCATGTGCGGCAGCAGCGGGTATACAAGGGTAACTTTTGGCGATTTTCGGCGGCGGCAAAGTTACCCCGTTTACGTCCACAACGGTTCCACATGAGTTGCGCGGGTTAACAAGGCAGTTATCCACAAGTTTCAGTGGATAACTTTTTCGTCACCCGTGTTCATGTTCAGCGCGTGCGCTTGGTCCGCGGTGCCATGGCGCAACGCACGTAAGAGGAAGCGAGCCGGATCGAGGTCTTCGGCCAGGTCGCGTTCGAGCGGCCACGGCTCACCTTCGATCTGGGAGGCGATCAACTCGGCGCCCAGGCTTGCCCATACCAGACCGCGCGAGCCGTAAGCGAATGCGCCATACAGGCCGTCGATGCGTGGCAAATCGAGCGGCCAGGCGCCACGCAGACGCTGGGCGTCACGTGCCGCTGCGGGTTCGTCGGCAAAATTGCCGATCATGGGCATCCGGTCGCTCGTCACGCAGCGAAACGCGACGCGCCCGGCGAGCGCTGCCACGCCTGCCGGATCGATAACGCCGTCAAAAGCCGGCAGCATCTGCGCGACCCGTTCGAGGTTTTCCAGATGGCCATCCGGGCGTAGCGACGTGTCAGGGTCGTCGAGTTCGTAGGTGGCGCCGGTTAGCGTGACGCCGTCGGCGAGTGGAACCGCGTAGCCTTCACCTATCACCGGCATGCCGAGCGGAGGTACGGTGCCGGCCGGCAGCAAAGTCAGCTGGCCGCGGATGCTGCGAGTTGGCGCGTGACGCAAACCGGCGATGCGCGCGGCCTCGTGTGCACTTGCGACAATGACCACCGGCGCGCGCGCGATCGCCTGCCCCGCCACATCGAAGACGGTCCATTGATTACCGGACCGTTCGAGGCGCCCCACGTCCACGCCGAAGCGGCGCTCGAGCAACCCAGCCGCGGCTGCACACTGCGCTGCGCAAAGCGACGCCGGATCGATCCAGCCGCCGTGCGGAAAGAACCAGCCACCGCGTGCGAGCGGCATGCCCGCTAATTGCCGGGCTTCGCTCAGCGATACGGGCGTGACGTATTCAGACGGGTAACCGAACGCCGTGATTGCTTCGCTCATCGAACGTGCTTCGTCGTCGTCCGCGGCGATCTGCAACAGGCCTCGAGCGCCGCGCAAGGGACGATGGCCCAGCCGTTCGAGCGCGGCCCAGCGTCTGAGCGTATAGAGAAAGCCCGCTCGCGTAACGCGCGAGGCGACGCTGTCATCCCGCGAGATCATCGGATGGAATACGCCGGCCGGGTTACCCGAGGCGTCCTGAGCGACCGATGCGTGCCGCTCCAGCGAGGTGACGCGCCAACCACGTGAGGCCAGACGCTCGATCGTCGCGCAGCCGGCGAGTCCGGCGCCGATCACGATCGCGTGCCGCTCATCGACTTCAAGCGGCGCGGGCGGTTCATAGCGGCGCACGCGCCAGCGTGGCGCGAAATGGCCGACCAGCATCGCGCGCTTCCAGCCAAAGCCGTCGACTTTTTGGTACACAAAGCCGTTCTGCGTCAGCGCACGCTTGATGTCGCCGGCACTGCTGTAGGTCGCGAACGTGGCGCCCTCACCGGCCAGGCGAGCGAGCGCCTTGAAGATCGCAGGTGTCCAGATTTCCGGGTTCCTGGCTGGCGAGAAGCCGTCGAGATAGAACGCATCGGCGCGTAACCTCAATGCTGGCAAGCTTTCCGCCGCGTCGGCGAACACGAGTGTCAGTGTGACGCGGCCGTTCTCGAACTCGAGCCGATGCGTGCCGGGGACCAGCATTGGCCATTCAATGGCCAGTGTTTCCGCCAGCGCGGCAATCTCGGGATTCGAAATCGTCGCTGCATAGACGCTGCGCAAATCG
This window contains:
- a CDS encoding YbdK family carboxylate-amine ligase, with amino-acid sequence MSLEPFIDSKPFTFGVELEMQIVNTHDYDLTKAGSDLLRLIKDEKIPGNITPEITESMIELSTGICTTHEQAVTDLRKIRDTLVSAADHLNVGLCGGGTHAFQQWSERQIVDTPRFQYLSELYGYLAKQFTVFGQHVHIGCPDPNSALYLLHSMSRFIPHFIALSASSPFVQGVDTGFHSARLNSVFAFPLSGRAPFVLTWDSFEEYFSKMVHTGVVNSMKDFYWDIRPKPGFGTIEVRVMDTPFSVDRAAAIACYIQTLARHLLLDKPITPKEDDYLVYTFNRFEACRFGLAGNCINPQTSERKTISEDILETLDLIAPHAEALGSGKALAEIGAIARGQVNDAAWLRGVFEREKSLHEAVRQQCLQWRA
- a CDS encoding cation:proton antiporter encodes the protein MKSAFSFFPAWPLTPDAIFWAGLALLAAGLCGELCFRAWRLPRISGYAVIGLIAGAAGFGVIDAESANAARPLLDVALGLLLFELGSRLDLRWIRRNPWLILSSVAEATLTFALVLPVLLFLKVPLMVATVLAAIAMATSPAMVIQLKTELRAEGQVTQRLLTLTALNSMYAVVIEKLVSSWLHQEVYGNVYATILQPLYLLVGSLVLAYLLARTCTFFYRRLNMQDEHSFVALFGLVLLAIAIAHVFKLSTILALLAAGIIVKNLEARPQLWPEHFGTAGWLLTVILFVLTLTSFEWKDIALGGVAALGLIIARLVAKLVGVMAFAKPSGLNWKQGMALGLSLSPMSALAYLLVDDTYNLYPNFDPQLRAIVMCSIFVLQILGPWLVYRSLALVAERREE
- the mnmC gene encoding bifunctional tRNA (5-methylaminomethyl-2-thiouridine)(34)-methyltransferase MnmD/FAD-dependent 5-carboxymethylaminomethyl-2-thiouridine(34) oxidoreductase MnmC; this encodes MTDPLIPAVLAFRDNGTPFSPRYDDIYHSAVGGLEQAEYVFLRGNKLPQQWQGKRVFTVLETGFGMGINFLTTWSAWRADPARCERLHFVSTEKHPFTQADLRSVYAATISNPEIAALAETLAIEWPMLVPGTHRLEFENGRVTLTLVFADAAESLPALRLRADAFYLDGFSPARNPEIWTPAIFKALARLAGEGATFATYSSAGDIKRALTQNGFVYQKVDGFGWKRAMLVGHFAPRWRVRRYEPPAPLEVDERHAIVIGAGLAGCATIERLASRGWRVTSLERHASVAQDASGNPAGVFHPMISRDDSVASRVTRAGFLYTLRRWAALERLGHRPLRGARGLLQIAADDDEARSMSEAITAFGYPSEYVTPVSLSEARQLAGMPLARGGWFFPHGGWIDPASLCAAQCAAAAGLLERRFGVDVGRLERSGNQWTVFDVAGQAIARAPVVIVASAHEAARIAGLRHAPTRSIRGQLTLLPAGTVPPLGMPVIGEGYAVPLADGVTLTGATYELDDPDTSLRPDGHLENLERVAQMLPAFDGVIDPAGVAALAGRVAFRCVTSDRMPMIGNFADEPAAARDAQRLRGAWPLDLPRIDGLYGAFAYGSRGLVWASLGAELIASQIEGEPWPLERDLAEDLDPARFLLRALRHGTADQAHALNMNTGDEKVIH